A single genomic interval of Penicillium psychrofluorescens genome assembly, chromosome: 2 harbors:
- a CDS encoding uncharacterized protein (ID:PFLUO_003503-T1.cds;~source:funannotate), whose product MSEPAILLKNCYRRKRHRRLFAANLDERISRTVWIESCQQAQTMLEYMVDHPGGETLDGLRSIAINVIGHAGYSQKRPWSPNLREFTEEVKGGRTAYLATLSMVTSMFIEAAMLPTKLMKLPLMPPKLRSMGKHLERIPQYTEEVLEEERQATRIGSDRRNNFLSLLLQLSDEEKHRQSGFSLTDEEITGNLFIFSSAGFETTANTMGYAVMLLAAHPEWQDWIREELHGLDADVSTWTYEEVYPKCRRTLAVMLETLRHFPAVLHSTRAVLAPQQLVGADGTHYLVPPMDFFVSHVSIHLDTTIWGPDAQEFKPSRWFDDAGQIITPPKGTFLPWSDGPRVCPGMKMSKVEFVAAMATLFRSARCVPIPTLGLHRPEDLQQRLQQLMANSVSKLTLQVRDVKAVQLRWIRD is encoded by the exons ATGTCTGAGCCTGCCATCTTGCTGAAAAATTGTTACCGCAGGAAGCGGCACCGCAGGTTGTTTGCTGCCAATTTGGATGAGCGAATCAGCAGAACGGTCTGGATTGAAAGCTGTCAGCAAGCCCAAACCATGCTCGAATACATGGTAGACCATCCGGGTGGCGAGACATTAGATGGTCTGCGCAGTATTGCGATCAATGTGATTGGCCACGCTGGGTACAGCCAGAAGCGGCCGTGGTCACCCAATCTGCGAGAGTTCACTGAGGAGGTAAAAGGTGGTAGAACGGCATACCTTGCGACGCTCTCGATGGTGACAAGTATGTTCATCGAAGCGGCGATGCTCCCGACAAAGCTAATGAAATTGCCGTTGATGCCACCGAAGCTTCGAAGCATGGGCAAACACCTTGAGAGAATCCCCCAATACACTGAGGAAGtgctcgaggaagagagacaggCTACCAGGATCGGGTCAGACCGTCGCAATAACTTTTTGAGCTTGCTGTTGCAGCTTTCGGATGAAGAGAAACACCGACAGTCAGGGTTTTCACTAACAGATGAAGAGATTACTGGGAATCTGTTCATCTTCAGCAGTGCGGGATTTGAAACGACTGCTAATACCATGGGCTATGCggtgatgctgctggctgCGCACCCGGAATGGCAGGACTGGATTCGTGAGGAGCTTCATGGTCTGGACGCGGACGTGTCGACATGGACTTATGAGGAGGTGTATCCCAAATGCCGACGGACACTTGCAGTGATG TTGGAAACCCTCCGCCACTTCCCAGCAGTTCTTCATTCCACTCGCGCCGTACTCGcaccgcagcagctcgtTGGCGCCGACGGTACTCACTATCTCGTGCCTCCAATGGACTTTTTTGTCAGCCACGTGAGCATCCACCTAGATACTACAATCTGGGGTCCGGATGCCCAGGAATTCAAGCCATCGCGATGGTTCGATGACGCCGGCCAGATTATCACCCCACCGAAAGGCACATTCCTGCCATGGTCGGACGGGCCGAGGGTCTGCCcggggatgaagatgtccAAAGTGGAATTTgtggcagcaatggcaaCGCTTTTCCGATCTGCACGGTGCGTGCCTATCCCGACCCTTGGATTGCACAGGCCGGAGGACCTTCAGCAAAGGCTGCAACAGCTGATGGCCAACTCTGTTTCCAAATTGACCTTGCAGGTGCGGGATGTCAAGGCGGTGCAATTACGATGGATTCGGGACTGA
- a CDS encoding uncharacterized protein (ID:PFLUO_003504-T1.cds;~source:funannotate), whose amino-acid sequence MTTIIEDPANAERDTPNIPASSAILQIGSSILIAAPSSKIWAALTDTSTWPSWNSFIPRVTIRSQPDTPLDNDNNNPSTLSPVLQLGTRLTFHVCMDPTSSQPQVATLAHHVITEFVPPDAAKGTTGRICWASDFDVPGTMGPSLLTAERVHELKDVEITEGENVLRGTEVRNWTCQVGWLVYVVRWMYGERLHQNFELWVQDLKNYVEGLNAET is encoded by the coding sequence ATGACAACCATCATAGAAGACCCAGCCAACGCTGAGCGCGATACCCCCAACATTCCCGCCTCCAGCGCAATCCTTCAGATCGGTAGCTCGATTCTCATCGCGGCGCCCTCCTCCAAAATTTGGGCGGCCTTAACCGACACCTCAACCTGGCCTTCATGGAACTCGTTCATCCCACGCGTCACGATCCGCTCGCAGCCCGACACCCCCTTAGACAATGATAACAACAATCCTTCGACACTCTCGCCGGTCCTCCAACTTGGCACCAGGCTGACCTTCCATGTCTGTATGGACCCTACCTCCTCCCAACCCCAGGTAGCAACACTTGCTCACCACGTCATCACCGAGTTCGTCCCTCCGGACGCGGCCAAGGGAACTACCGGGCGTATCTGCTGGGCATCAGACTTCGACGTGCCGGGCACGATGGGTCCTTCCTTGTTGACGGCGGAGCGGGTGCATGAGCTCAAGGATGTAGAGATTacagaaggagagaatgtgTTGCGCGGAACGGAGGTTCGGAATTGGACGTGCCAAGTTGGGTGGCTTGTTTATGTGGTCAGGTGGATGTATGGAGAGCGACTACATCAAAATTTCGAGCTTTGGGTGCAAGATCTGAAGAATTATGTGGAGGGATTGAATGCGGAGACTTAG
- a CDS encoding uncharacterized protein (ID:PFLUO_003505-T1.cds;~source:funannotate) produces MGRLQTDDRASAHSLHSLEEDDLPPPYTDEDIPPAPISASGVAPLPLHLRLVDSAYILPDSSLKPDIKRTISLAPSLSVNSNELFYTICRQMKLPPRPLLYIRGSHTESTNDGKKKGNTSVTDFEFKLDLAETMLTGWEGEGVMNINWMQEEVLSDGDCQPAYRGGRAKSRTYKTPSSRVPRSEDSDVLLASDEALGSNDANDRPLTTNEAHLKLWCERFCDDPSSIKSFTLHRKTRGFDWKAMRNVLDSHIRSLNYRGSINFDYLVAEQSVIIYSPHWINRMRANRYIWWAFAIFQLWIIAWPIIWFLERRYEPVHTCWHASFDCAADSGLVREYARGLDEVTLGEFWAPAVQRMAWSRKRGQADTLTRMDAERVQGLTREQLLGLQERGGSEAERERRERVNRGDGGFADHVVGLVRGIGEAGQDWRLSMGWGANS; encoded by the exons ATGGGTCGCCTCCAGACGGACGATCGCGCATCTGCCCACTCGCTTCATTCcctcgaagaagacgaccTGCCACCACCTTACACTGACGAAGATATTCCTCCCGCTCCGATCTCTGCCTCCGGGGTCgcccctctccccctccatctccgttTGGTGGACTCAGCCTACATTCTTCCCGACTCCAGCCTCAAACCCGACATTAAGCGGACCATCTCCCTTGCGCCGTCCCTCTCGGTAAACAGCAATGAGCTCTTCTATACCATCTGCAGGCAGATGAAGCTGCCCCCTCGACCGCTCCTTTATATCCGTGGCTCACACACCGAATCGACCAAtgatggaaagaaaaagggcaaTACCAGCGTTACCGACTTTGAATTCAAGCTCGATCTAGCGGAGACCATGCTAACGGGATGGGAGGGCGAAGGGGTAATGAACATCAATTGGATGCAAGAAGAAGTGCTCAGTGATGGCGACTGCCAACCTGCTTACCGCGGTGGAAGAGCCAAGTCGCGGACGTACAAGACGCCTTCATCCCGCGTTCCCCGTTCCGAGGACAGTGATGTCCTTCTCGCTTCGGATGAAGCCCTCGGCAGTAATGATGCAAATGACCGACCCCTTACGACTAACGAGGCTCATTTGAAGCTTTGGTGCGAGCGGTTCTGTGACGACCCATCCTCTATCAAATC GTTCACCCTCCACCGCAAAACCAGAGGCTTTGATTGGAAGGCCATGCGCAACGTTCTTGACTCCCACATCCGCTCTCTCAATTATCGCGGCTCAATCAACTTCGACtacctcgtcgccgagcaaTCAGTCATCATCTATTCTCCGCACTGGATCAACCGCATGCGCGCAAACCGCTACATTTGGTGGGCATTCGCTATATTCCAGCTTTGGATCATTGCATGGCCTATAATCTGGTTCCTGGAGAGGCGTTATGAGCCGGTGCACACGTGCTGGCATGCTTCATTCGACTGTGCTGCCGACTCCGGTCTCGTTAGAGAGTACGCTCGTGGACTGGACGAAGTCACTCTGGGAGAGTTCTGGGCTCCAGCTGTCCAACGAATGGCGTGGAGCCGGAAACGTGGACAGGCCGATACTCTGACAAGAATGGATGCGGAACGCGTCCAGGGGCTGACTAGGGAACAGCTCCTTGGTCTCCAGGAGCGAGGTGGCTCTGAGGCAGAACGGGAGCGGCGGGAGCGAGTCAACAGAGGTGATGGTGGATTCGCGGACCATGTGGTGGGGCTTGTTCGGGGAATTGGAGAAGCCGGACAAGATTGGAGATTGTCTATGGGGTGGGGAGCCAATTCTTAA
- a CDS encoding uncharacterized protein (ID:PFLUO_003506-T1.cds;~source:funannotate) — protein sequence MEAPLNPNMHTALERDEIPDRTKISIPVNNQPSFTPRKLRAIIIGAGYSSLTLVHKLRHQHPEMEDILTYKIFEARSDIGGTWLVNTYPGVQCDVPAHIYFYVGGPEIHDYIKRIVEKWNLDRDVQLNTKVVGTYWQEQQGSWKVVVEHNGVQREEYAEVLISGQGFLNLWKWPDIKGLESFKGKKVHSAKWDHSYDYSGKRIAVIGNGSSGIQILPQLAKLEGTDVTSFQRGPTWVISRMSAAKLLGRDDISPNPEYTEEDQRRFTEDPKYHNEYRKQLIHQHEVHTADGQAVEVDVIVCATGFDVSHCPHYPVIGRDQTSLAKKWADEPESYLSLACPQFPNYFIFTGPNAVVGHGSLVEGLGWVAEYMIKWIKKMATEDIKSVAPKQDVVDEFVTYGDEILKTLTWTGGCRSWYKKGRVDGRVTAAFAGSALLFKRFVSEIRGEDFEIQYRSPNRFKMMGNGFTEYELDDANDLAWYIEK from the exons ATGGAAGCTCCACTCAACCCCAACATGCACACTGCTTTAGAGAGAGATGAAATTCCAGACCGAACAAAGATCTCGATCCCCGTGAATAATCAGCCAAGCTTTACGCCACGCAAGCTGCGCGCCATTATCATAGGAGCGGGCTACTCGAGTCTAACCCTCGTACACAAGCTACGACATCAACAcccggagatggaggacaTTCTGACGTACAAAATATTCGAGGCACGCTCTGACATAGGAGGAACATGGCTTGTCAATACCTATCCTGGTGTGCAATGTGATGTGCCAGCCCATATCTAC TTCTACGTCGGCGGGCCAGAAATTCATGACTACATAAAGCGAATTGTGGAGAAATGGAATCTGGATCGCGATGTTCAGTTGAATACGAAAGTCGTTGGAACATATTGGCAGGAACAACAGGGTTCATGGAAAGTTGTCGTGGAACATAACGGAGTTCAGCGTGAAGAGTATGCCGAGGTCTTGATTTCAGGTCAAGGATTTCTCAA TCTTTGGAAATGGCCTGACATCAAGGGACTCGAATCtttcaagggcaagaaagTGCATTCGGCCAAATGGGACCATTCATATGATTACTCTGGCAAGCGAATTGCTGTTATCGGTAATGGATCATCTGGAATTCAAATCCTGCCACAACTTGCCAAGCTGGAGGGCACAGATGTCACCAGCTTCCAACGCGGTCCCACCTGGGTCATCTCACGAATGTCAGCGGCAAAGCTCTTGGGTCGGGATGATATAAGCCCGAATCCCGAATATACCGAAGAGGATCAACGGAGGTTTACAGAAGATCCAAAGTATCATAATGAGTACAGGAAACAGCTGATCCATC AGCACGAAGTACACACCGCCGATGGCCAAGCTGTGGAGGTGGATGTCA TTGTCTGTGCAACTGGATTTGATGTCTCCCACTGCCCGCACTACCCAGTCATAGGTCGTGATCAAACGAGCCTTGCTAAGAAATGGGCGGACGAACCGGAGTCGTACCTTTCGCTTGCATGTCCTCAATTCCCCAACTATTTTATATTTACCGGCCCAAATGCTGTCGTCGGACATGGCTCGTTGGTGGAAGGACTCGGTTGGGTTGCCGAGTATATGATCAAATGGATTAAAAAGATGGCTACTGAAGATATCAAGTCTGTTGCGCCAAAGCAAGATGTTGTTGACGAGTTCGTTACATACGGAGACGAGATCTTGAAAACCCTGACCTGGACAGGTGGCTGCAGGAGTTGGTACAAAAAGGGCCGCGTTGATGGACGGGTTACGGCCGCCTTTGCCGGCAGTGCGCTGCTTTTCAAGCGGTTTGTGAGTGAGATACGAGGAGAAGATTTTGAGATCCAGTATCGAAGTCCGAATCGCTTCAAAATGATGGGAAATGGGTTTACAGAGTATGAGTTGGATGATGCCAATGATTTGGCATGGTATATTGAAAAGTAG
- a CDS encoding uncharacterized protein (ID:PFLUO_003507-T1.cds;~source:funannotate): MSRASKLTLAVTGLGTAGIVYFVHWAQEQDRAAMHKGVERDMEKQRIRKERQADFEIQKRLEQEYLKLQTVHSTTDEQNPPGKSHNPET; encoded by the exons ATGTCTCGCGCGTCCAAATTGACGCTGGCTGTCACCGGGCTGGGCACTGCCGGAATAGTCTACTTTGTCCACTGGGCACAGGAGCAAGACAGGGCG GCCATGCATAAGGGCGTGGAGCGAGATATGGAGAAGCAACGCATTCGAAAAGAGCGACAAGCGGACTTTGAGATTCAGAAACGTCTCGAGCAGGAATACCTCAAGCTACAGACGGTGCACAGCACTACCGACGAACAGAATCCACCGGGCAAAAGCCATAATCCGGAGACATGA
- a CDS encoding uncharacterized protein (ID:PFLUO_003508-T1.cds;~source:funannotate) encodes MSAQNSAGIQTLLDAEREAQKIVQQSREYRTKRIRDAKSEAQKEIEEYRKQKEDEFKKFETEHSSGFKKAEDDANDEAMAKLKEIKDAGKNKGDKVVQDLIHATTQVKPEVPEKIVVKA; translated from the exons ATG TCGGCTCAGAACTCCGCGGGCATCCAGACCCTCCTCGAC GCCGAGAGAGAGGCTCAGAAGATTGTGCAGCAAT CTAGAGAAT ATCGCACCAAGCGGATAAGAGACGCCAAGTCCGAGGCACagaaggagattgaagagTACCggaagcagaaggaggacGAGTTCAAGAAGTTCGAGACCGAG CACTCGAGCGGTttcaagaaggccgaagatgacgcCAACGACGAAGCCATGGCTAAactcaaggagatcaaggatgcTGGCAAGAACAAGGGCGACAAGGTCGTGCAGGATCTCATCCATGCGACCACGCAGGTGAAGCCGGAGGTGCCGGAGAAGATTGTTGTCAAGGCATAG
- a CDS encoding uncharacterized protein (ID:PFLUO_003509-T1.cds;~source:funannotate) → MTMAPQIKSFVDLDFILETFNPETEEFLHTSFAVFNDEALFYGQLNIPKANLSLAQISNALAHVPDDKFFPQWPVPEMELIEAPATLTSGIYLKRPNLELYGIMKEHSVTNVEQQLAQQFLAEAEVMNALSKHPHPNIVRYYGCRVVRGHITGLVMDRHPHDLYCHLKEGVGNIEKEPFMAALKSAIQHLHALGWAHNDLTPSNILVNRDGMPVLIDFGGCQPVGTHLKYIRGTKEWIDGKTEDYHTSDAKHDVSALVKLGAWLDKPVFTV, encoded by the coding sequence ATGACCATGGCACCTCAAATAAAGAGCTTTGTTGACCTTGATTTCATACTGGAAACGTTCAATCCAGAGACAGAGGAGTTCCTGCATACTTCCTTCGCAGTTTTCAACGATGAAGCCCTCTTCTATGGCCAGTTAAACATCCCAAAAGCCAATCTTAGTCTTGCTCAGATATCCAACGCCCTCGCTCATGTTCCTGATGACAAATTCTTTCCGCAATGGCCGGTCCCAGAGATGGAACTCATAGAAGCTCCAGCAACTCTGACTTCAGGGATCTACCTCAAGCGACCAAATCTGGAACTTTATGGAATCATGAAAGAACACAGCGTCACTAATGTGGAACAGCAACTCGCGCAGCAATTTCTAGCTGAGGCTGAGGTGATGAACGCACTTTCCAAACATCCGCATCCGAACATCGTCCGCTATTACGGCTGCCGAGTTGTGAGAGGACATATCACCGGGCTTGTCATGGACAGACATCCTCATGACCTGTATTGTCATCTCAAGGAGGGTGTCGGGAATATTGAGAAAGAACCATTCATGGCGGCACTCAAATCGGCTATCCAGCACCTACACGCGCTTGGTTGGGCACATAACGATCTGACTCCCTCCAATATCTTGGTAAACAGAGACGGCATGCCTGTGTTGATCGATTTCGGAGGATGCCAGCCTGTTGGCACGCATTTGAAATACATTCGAGGAACGAAAGAATGGATCGACGGGAAAACTGAAGACTATCATACCTCAGATGCGAAACATGATGTTTCTGCTCTTGTCAAGCTCGGAGCATGGTTGGACAAGCCGGTGTTTACTGTTTAG
- a CDS encoding uncharacterized protein (ID:PFLUO_003510-T1.cds;~source:funannotate), translating into MAHTPEGAEGPAQGTLAFQEAITPDEVKDSDEALTFLRKEEVGDESQYVDEKALLRKIDWMLAASPMEL; encoded by the exons ATGGCACATACGCCCGAAGGGGCCGAGGGGCCTGCACAAGGCACACTGGCATTCCAAGAGGCGATTACTCCCGATGAAGTCAAGGACAGTGACGAAGCCCTCACTTTCCTGCGGAAAGAGGAGGTTGGCGATGAGAGTCAATACGTCGATGAGAAAGCACTGCTTCGCAAAATTGACTGGATG CTGGCAGCGTCCCCAATGGAGCTGTGA
- a CDS encoding uncharacterized protein (ID:PFLUO_003511-T1.cds;~source:funannotate) yields the protein MARSKSLNGHYEPAPHNPLLTATNTTAFFQTVGHADLFQDVNGNWWAVALSTRAGPALTNSPMGRETVLTPVTWNKGDWPVFEPVSGLESGWELPSEPIPVSEGEGPLVDASDHYKFPPNSDLPLDLIHWRLPTPDTYLVSPPGYEKSLVLRSSVLNLTSLDGVSTGGKGQTFLGKRQTDNMFSYKLDINPSNLSKEEDEVGVSVFLVQTFHFDLGIVLLPQTGASNKSAGTAPFFRFRGMSEFPVPDTVVPFPSYMSIDTPITIEVKALNWTHYSFAAGPRDAQHLMQTYGFARGDQLSWGFTGTLVGPYATTNGRPGSQNGAFEVAVGNWTYLPQGQVIN from the coding sequence ATGGCACGATCGAAGAGTCTCAATGGACACTATGAGCCTGCGCCTCACAATCCACTACTTACCGCGACGAACACAACGGCATTCTTTCAGACAGTGGGACACGCCGATCTGTTTCAAGATGTCAACGGCAACTGGTGGGCAGTCGCTTTGTCTACACGAGCTGGGCCTGCCCTCACGAACTCTCCGATGGGGAGGGAGACGGTCCTGACTCCTGTTACCTGGAACAAGGGCGATTGGCCGGTTTTTGAGCCTGTGAGCGGGTTGGAAAGTGGATGGGAGCTTCCCTCAGAACCGATACCTGTCTCTGAAGGGGAGGGGCCTCTCGTTGATGCATCCGATCATTATAAATTTCCGCCAAACTCAGATTTGCCGTTAGATCTGATTCATTGGCGACTCCCAACGCCGGATACTTATCTTGTATCACCACCGGGGTACGAAAAATCACTGGTTCTTCGTTCGTCAGTGTTGAATTTGACCTCCCTCGATGGAGTGTCCACAGGCGGCAAAGGGCAGACATTCCTCGGCAAGCGGCAGACAGACAACATGTTCTCGTACAAACTGGACATTAATCCTTCTAATCTCAgcaaagaggaagatgaagtgGGCGTCAGCGTCTTCTTGGTTCAAACATTCCATTTCGACCTGGGCATCGTCCTCCTTCCTCAGACTGGAGCTTCCAACAAATCTGCTGGAACTGCGCCCTTTTTTCGTTTCCGTGGAATGTCAGAATTTCCTGTTCCAGATACGGTGGTTCCGTTTCCATCATACATGTCTATTGACACACCAATCACCATCGAGGTAAAGGCGTTGAACTGGACCCATTATTCATTTGCCGCGGGGCCGCGTGATGCTCAACATCTTATGCAGACGTACGGATTTGCACGCGGAGATCAACTGAGTTGGGGGTTTACTGGGACACTGGTAGGTCCGTATGCAACGACGAATGGTCGACCTGGGAGTCAGAATGGCGCATTCGAGGTCGCAGTTGGCAATTGGACGTATCTTCCACAAGGGCAGGTTATCAACTGA